In Deferribacteraceae bacterium V6Fe1, one genomic interval encodes:
- a CDS encoding ATP synthase subunit I: MILYTVFRNFKSDVAATNFLFGWLVSLLNYYGLANKIKGSFENNITRALVFNSQFRLLLTAIAMILWFKYYKVDIAGLLVGLSVVAVCLPVSAIIAVRRKS; the protein is encoded by the coding sequence GTGATTTTGTATACAGTATTCAGGAATTTCAAAAGTGATGTTGCTGCTACTAATTTTTTGTTTGGCTGGCTTGTTTCGTTGCTAAACTATTATGGGCTTGCTAACAAAATAAAAGGTAGTTTTGAAAATAACATCACAAGAGCTTTGGTGTTTAACAGTCAGTTTAGGTTGCTGTTGACAGCTATTGCTATGATTTTGTGGTTTAAATACTATAAGGTTGATATTGCTGGTTTGCTAGTCGGCTTAAGTGTAGTTGCCGTATGCTTACCTGTAAGCGCTATTATTGCTGTTAGGAGGAAAAGTTAG
- a CDS encoding ABC-F family ATP-binding cassette domain-containing protein translates to MTVLSVSSLSKSYGEYILFDNVTFSLLKSEKCALVGRNGAGKTTLLNIINCLEEKDSGTIAISNGSKLSYKFQEVKFVGSVFDFMLDEHKDLLMIEKKMEEITNPADIDILLKKYEEGGGYKYQANIKSILKALGFCEEYWSKYIDELSGGELERLKLARVLSSNADILFLDEPTNHLDIQMIEWLENFLRTTEKTVFFTSHDIRLLENVATSVVCLFNKTAKKYNLPYLKFREAFEKELDEVLKYNESAKEQISQYEEFVRKYRAGIKSKQIKAREKMIDSLKSELREIEVSKKIGFNIEKSGRESQTVISFQSVDLGYTYPIVKNLNFEVYRGEKIAVIGKNGAGKSTIIKSIIGELSPKKGRILIGNSVKIGYFDQGVKNLNFNNTLFDEIFYNENVNSTNQVYSLMARFGFEERDESKKVAMLSGGEKSKLSLMKLILEQPNLLILDEPTNHLDIDTVNALKDALVSYEGTLIIVSHDRYFLDGLCDRFLCLTGDSYSIELGNIEDVLSKIKASEPINKDLSESVTKSEQTKKKRINTYKLSELERQIADMENKIEELTKESEQSATNWKRLEEIKCEIEKLEELLLNYYDEYEKMIKGAI, encoded by the coding sequence ATGACTGTACTGTCGGTATCTTCTTTAAGCAAATCTTACGGGGAATACATACTTTTTGATAATGTAACATTTTCTTTGCTAAAGTCTGAAAAATGTGCTCTCGTTGGCAGAAATGGAGCAGGAAAGACAACACTTCTAAATATCATTAATTGTCTTGAGGAAAAAGATTCTGGAACAATTGCTATAAGTAACGGTTCAAAGTTATCATACAAATTTCAAGAAGTGAAATTTGTTGGTTCGGTATTTGATTTTATGCTTGATGAACATAAGGATTTATTAATGATTGAGAAAAAAATGGAGGAAATAACTAATCCTGCTGATATAGACATACTTCTAAAAAAGTATGAAGAAGGTGGCGGCTATAAGTATCAGGCAAATATAAAGTCAATTTTAAAGGCGCTTGGATTTTGTGAGGAATATTGGAGTAAATATATAGATGAACTGTCAGGCGGTGAATTGGAGAGGTTGAAACTTGCCAGAGTGCTATCCTCAAATGCAGATATACTATTCTTAGATGAGCCTACTAATCATTTGGATATACAGATGATAGAGTGGTTGGAAAATTTTCTTCGAACTACAGAAAAAACAGTATTTTTTACAAGTCATGATATAAGATTGTTGGAGAATGTAGCTACTTCAGTAGTGTGTTTGTTTAACAAAACAGCTAAAAAGTATAACTTACCTTACTTAAAATTCAGAGAAGCTTTTGAAAAAGAGCTTGATGAAGTTTTAAAATATAATGAAAGTGCTAAAGAGCAGATTTCACAATATGAAGAGTTTGTAAGAAAATATCGTGCAGGCATCAAATCCAAGCAAATAAAAGCAAGAGAAAAGATGATAGACTCATTGAAGTCAGAGCTGCGTGAGATTGAGGTGAGCAAAAAGATAGGCTTTAATATAGAAAAAAGTGGGAGAGAATCTCAAACTGTAATATCTTTTCAGAGTGTTGATTTAGGCTATACTTACCCAATTGTCAAAAATCTTAATTTTGAAGTCTATCGAGGAGAAAAAATAGCCGTTATTGGTAAAAACGGTGCCGGTAAGTCTACAATAATAAAGAGTATTATTGGAGAGCTCAGTCCTAAAAAAGGTAGGATATTGATAGGTAACAGCGTAAAAATAGGTTATTTTGATCAAGGAGTTAAAAATTTAAATTTTAACAACACGTTGTTTGATGAGATTTTTTACAATGAAAATGTTAATTCTACTAATCAAGTATATTCTTTAATGGCAAGGTTTGGGTTTGAAGAAAGGGATGAGAGTAAAAAAGTCGCTATGTTGAGTGGTGGAGAGAAGAGTAAGCTCTCACTAATGAAGCTTATTTTGGAACAGCCGAATTTATTAATACTTGATGAGCCGACCAATCATCTTGATATTGATACCGTCAATGCCTTAAAAGATGCCCTTGTGTCATATGAGGGAACATTGATTATTGTGAGCCACGACAGATATTTTTTGGATGGTTTGTGCGATAGGTTTTTATGTCTAACTGGAGACAGTTACAGTATTGAACTTGGAAATATTGAAGATGTTTTGTCTAAAATAAAGGCATCTGAGCCGATTAATAAGGATTTGTCTGAAAGTGTAACTAAGTCTGAACAGACTAAGAAAAAGAGAATCAATACATACAAGTTAAGCGAACTTGAAAGACAAATAGCTGATATGGAAAATAAAATAGAAGAATTAACAAAAGAATCCGAGCAGAGTGCTACAAATTGGAAAAGGCTTGAAGAGATAAAATGTGAAATAGAAAAGCTTGAAGAATTGCTGCTTAACTATTATGATGAATACGAAAAAATGATCAAGGGGGCAATATGA
- a CDS encoding AtpZ/AtpI family protein: MRSMLNASTIGFSFITAIGIGSLMGYYLDKYFNTKPYLTLIFMIFGIVAGFRNMLYFVKKSMSDNENDE, encoded by the coding sequence ATGAGGTCGATGTTGAATGCAAGCACCATCGGCTTCTCTTTTATTACGGCTATTGGTATTGGGAGTTTAATGGGCTATTATTTGGATAAATATTTTAACACAAAGCCATACTTGACATTAATTTTTATGATATTTGGGATTGTTGCAGGGTTTAGAAATATGTTATATTTTGTGAAAAAGAGCATGTCCGATAACGAAAATGACGAGTAA
- the hemL gene encoding glutamate-1-semialdehyde 2,1-aminomutase yields MNLFEESKKYIPGGVNSPVRAFGSVGGEPIFITKAKGSKITDVNGKEYVDYVCSWGPMILGHSDDDVVKSICEQAKYGCSFGAPTELELKLAKMVVELFPSIELVRMVSSGTEAVMSAIRLARGYTQKDKIIKFEGCYHGHSDSLLVKAGSGALTFNQPSSPGVPADFAKYTLIAQYNDLESVKKLFMENKNEIACVIVEPVAGNMGLVLPEDGFLAGLRKICDENEALLIFDEVITGFRLSEGGAQKYFDIMPDLTTLGKILGGGLPVGAYGGKKEIMEHISPVGPVYQAGTLSGNPLAMAAGIKTIEKLKEKGFYDSLKEKSDYLWAGFAENLKKLGLKFCFNKIESLGCLFFVEENVNSFSVAVKSDTKLYAKFFHEMLKRGVNLAPSQFEAMFVSASHSDSDLDFTIKAHYESLKAIL; encoded by the coding sequence ATGAATTTATTTGAAGAATCCAAGAAATACATCCCGGGTGGTGTAAACAGTCCTGTAAGGGCATTTGGTTCCGTAGGTGGCGAACCGATTTTTATCACCAAAGCTAAAGGTTCAAAAATTACAGATGTTAACGGTAAAGAGTATGTCGATTATGTTTGTTCTTGGGGTCCGATGATTTTGGGGCATTCGGATGATGATGTGGTAAAAAGTATTTGTGAGCAGGCAAAATACGGATGCAGTTTTGGCGCGCCTACTGAATTGGAATTAAAGCTTGCGAAAATGGTTGTTGAACTTTTCCCTTCAATTGAGCTTGTAAGAATGGTAAGCTCCGGTACTGAAGCAGTTATGAGTGCCATTAGACTTGCCAGAGGTTATACACAAAAGGACAAAATTATAAAGTTTGAGGGATGCTATCATGGCCATTCAGATTCACTTTTAGTAAAGGCCGGCAGTGGTGCATTGACTTTTAATCAGCCAAGCAGCCCGGGGGTGCCTGCTGATTTTGCAAAGTATACTTTAATTGCTCAATATAATGACTTGGAGTCAGTGAAAAAACTATTCATGGAAAATAAAAATGAAATAGCTTGTGTAATTGTAGAGCCGGTTGCCGGAAATATGGGATTAGTGTTGCCGGAAGATGGTTTTCTTGCCGGTTTAAGAAAAATATGTGATGAAAATGAAGCTCTTTTGATATTTGATGAGGTTATTACCGGATTCAGATTGTCTGAAGGTGGAGCCCAAAAATATTTTGATATAATGCCAGACTTGACTACGTTAGGTAAAATTTTAGGTGGTGGTTTACCGGTTGGGGCATATGGTGGCAAGAAAGAGATTATGGAGCACATATCTCCGGTTGGCCCTGTGTATCAGGCAGGTACATTAAGTGGCAACCCTTTGGCAATGGCTGCAGGTATAAAAACCATTGAAAAGCTCAAAGAGAAAGGATTTTATGATAGTTTAAAAGAAAAATCAGATTATCTTTGGGCAGGTTTTGCAGAAAATTTAAAAAAGTTAGGGTTAAAGTTTTGTTTTAATAAAATAGAATCCTTGGGCTGTTTGTTCTTTGTAGAAGAAAATGTTAATAGCTTTAGTGTTGCGGTCAAGTCTGATACAAAGCTGTATGCCAAATTTTTTCATGAAATGCTTAAAAGGGGAGTTAATTTGGCGCCAAGTCAGTTTGAAGCTATGTTTGTTTCAGCTTCTCATAGTGATAGCGATTTGGATTTTACAATTAAAGCGCATTACGAATCTTTAAAGGCAATTTTGTAG
- the atpE gene encoding ATP synthase F0 subunit C, which translates to MSAFAAEAGADASSAKWAVYLAAGLGMGIAAFGTGLGQGKAVASAVEGISRNPGASGKIMTPMIIGLAMIESLAIYALVVALILLFVV; encoded by the coding sequence ATGAGTGCATTTGCTGCTGAAGCAGGTGCAGATGCAAGCTCAGCTAAGTGGGCGGTTTATCTTGCCGCAGGTCTTGGTATGGGTATCGCTGCTTTTGGTACCGGTCTTGGACAGGGTAAAGCAGTTGCAAGTGCCGTTGAAGGTATTTCAAGAAACCCAGGAGCTTCTGGTAAGATTATGACTCCAATGATTATCGGTCTTGCGATGATCGAGTCACTTGCTATTTATGCTCTTGTTGTAGCTTTGATACTTCTTTTTGTTGTATAA
- the atpB gene encoding F0F1 ATP synthase subunit A, which yields MEHPLNIFSFLPHEIVAKYIHVLMTFVVILLVLFLGKIASGMRSDVPTKGQNVFELLVGSIRKMGIDVMGEEGEPYIPLIFAIGIYVLFSNLLGIIPGFASPTANLNTTAAPAIIVFFTYHFIGIKKHGAHYVKHFMGPVPWLAPLMIIIELIGHLSRPLSLSMRLFGNIFGEDLVIMILFVLVPFLVPLPMYFMAIFTSVLQAYVFMMLSMIYISGALEEAH from the coding sequence ATGGAACACCCGCTTAATATTTTTTCATTTTTGCCTCATGAGATTGTGGCAAAATATATTCATGTTTTGATGACATTTGTGGTTATACTTTTAGTCCTCTTTCTTGGTAAAATTGCATCTGGAATGAGAAGTGATGTCCCTACAAAAGGGCAAAACGTGTTTGAGTTACTTGTCGGCAGTATACGTAAAATGGGGATTGATGTAATGGGTGAAGAGGGTGAGCCTTATATCCCTCTAATTTTTGCAATAGGAATATATGTTCTTTTTTCCAACTTGTTGGGTATAATCCCTGGTTTTGCTTCTCCCACTGCAAATCTTAACACTACTGCAGCACCAGCAATTATTGTGTTTTTTACATATCACTTTATCGGGATAAAAAAACATGGTGCGCATTATGTTAAGCATTTTATGGGTCCGGTGCCATGGCTTGCTCCGTTAATGATTATAATTGAACTTATAGGTCACTTGTCAAGACCCCTTTCTTTATCTATGAGGCTTTTTGGGAATATATTTGGTGAAGATTTGGTAATTATGATTCTTTTCGTGTTGGTTCCATTTTTGGTACCATTGCCAATGTATTTTATGGCTATTTTTACAAGTGTGTTGCAGGCTTATGTTTTTATGATGTTATCTATGATTTATATTAGTGGTGCTCTTGAAGAAGCACACTGA